tagctggctaagggagtcaaacgggcaccggaagtttgatactatacattacgcaccgtggatctggttggagattaggatACTCCCATCATTAATCAGCACTGAGAAAGACTTATTTCTCAGCTGATCATGTGGCGGCAGAATGATGGAAAGCAGCATGAAACGGCATTTCTTGTTGAACATCCGGGTATCTGCAGTTGCACCCCGGGATACAAAAGCAAAACGTATTTCTCAGCTAATTGGACTGGTAGAATGGCAGAAGCATAAACTGCCATTGtcgtttattcattcattcatatcatCAATATTATAAATTATTAATCAGAAACGAAGCAAGAGGAAATTGATCCGTTTGTTTTGGTACCAGTACTTTTGTTATCTCGTAAAATTGGTATTTCTTGAACTGCATACGGTTGTACAGTGGAAATGGTCAAATATCGTATTTACCTGAAACTGTCGgaaaacatttttattgcaCAGGTTCGGAAGAGTGAGCTGCCCTCTGACGGCAGCATCCCGCCCCAGCAGGTCACCCCGCCATGGATAGAGGACACGGACACGGACATGTGGTTACTTACAGCCTATTTCATCCAGCCAAGTGAGCATCTTTGCGATTGGATTAGCTTGTGGATCTAGATAATCAAATTGATGTAAAGATAAGTTGCCCAAACAAAATGATATCTCATCAAGATAATTAACAGACAACCATACATCAGAATAGAAGTCATAATACATCCTAAATGATTTCAATTATATAATGGCTGTCATGTTTGATGTCACTGTATTTGATCATATGGGCCAGTCAACCCCCTGCCTTTGATATCACCCAGGTGAAATTTGCAGTGATGGTCGTACAGAGGCTGAGTACCAGGAGGAAGGCACGGGGACTGACCTGTACATCCAGACCGGCCCTAACCCCACCTCGGACATCATGGCCATCCCCCTGCAACAGTCCGACCTGCAGGGCACCAAATGGACCGAGGGCAAGTGCTTCTGGGGCATGGGTGAGTTTGGCATTCACACGTTCACATTGATAGTAATCGTACCCGTCCTTTTGCAATCACTCTTTACAAAAATTATCTAGCGTTACCTCAGAACAGCTTAGCTCACAGCCACCGCTTAACCCCAGCCGGATCTTTGCAAACATTTGATACGTTTATATTGCAGGCTTCCGGTAGTGATTATCCCACCTAAAGTAAAagactaaaggccccctctcacttgacgtgcggcacgcttgcggcattgctgcgttcgttcactgcgtcactgttttgttattttcttcgattttttatgattcagatattgcgcaatacgtaaaagtataacataaaagacgacaaaatatacaacaagtaagaaattcGTTCTTATCTGGCTCTGTTGTTCCCTTTGATGTACCGGTAGTCTTTCTGATGACCTTCAACAATGCCACATGCCTCGCAACAAtgtttacattgttgaacaCAAGAGCATACTTTAAGATTGTAGATACTTTAAGAACATCTTACTAGGAGNNNNNNNNNNNNNNNNNNNNNNNNNNNNNNNNNNNNNNNNNNNNNNNNNNNNNNNNNNNNNNNNNNNNNNNNNNNNNNNNNNNNNNNNNNNNNNNNNNNNNNNNNNNNNNNNNNNNNNNNNNNNNNNNNNNNNNNNNNNNNNNNNNNNNNNNNNNNNNNNNNNNNNNNNNNNNNNNNNNNNNNNNNNNNNNNNNNNNNNNNNNNNNNNNNNNNNNNNNNNNNNNNNNNNNNNNNNNNNNNNNNNNNNNNNNNNNNNNNNNNNNNNNNNNNNNNNNNNNNNNNNNNNNNNNNNNNNNNNNNNNNNNNNNNNNNNNNNNNNNNNNNNNNNNNNNNNNNNNNNNNNNNNNNNNNNNNNNNNNNNNNNNNNNNNNNNNNNNNNNNNNNNNNNNNNNNNNNNNNNNNNNNNNNNNNNNNNNNNNNNNNNNNNNNNNNNNNNNNNNNNNNNNNNNNNNNNNNNNNNNNNNNNNNNNNNNNNNNNNNNNNNNNNNNNNNNNNNNNNNNNNNNNNNNNNNNNNNNNNNNNNNNNNNNNNNNNNNNNNNNNNNNNNNNNNNNNNNNNNNNNNNNNNNNNNNNNNNNNNNNNNNNNNNNNNNNNNNNNNNNNNNNNNNNNNNNNNNNNNNNNNNNNNNNNNNNNNNNNNNNNNNNNNNNNNNNNNNNNNNNNNNNNNNNNNNNNNNNNNNNNNNNNNNNNNNNNNNNNNNNNNNNNNNNNNNNNNNNNNNNNNNNNNNNNNNNNNNNNNNNNNNNNNNNNNNNNNNNNNNNNNNNNNNNNNNNNNNNNNNNNNNNNNNNNNNNNNNNNNNNNNNNNNNNNNNNNNNNNNNNNNNNNNNNNNNNNNNNNNNNNNNNNNNNNNNNNNNNNNNNNNNNNNNNNNNCCTTACTGGCGGAATCCGCTTATGGCACATCTGACTGCAGTGGAGTTCTACCCACGTCTTTATCATGTACCACCTCGTGACTGGGAAAACATTCGGCTGGAACATATGGACCTACCTGGACAGCCCGCGCTACGAGCACCCAGCAGCCGGCTTCGGGGTGAGTTTAAGATTAAGTTTTAACGGAGAACACATCGATCCTGTGAAAATCCTGATTTAAGCGcttagaatttatgatgttATGGTGTTAACTTTTGCAGAACTAAGTTTGTAATCATTCATCTTATCAGATTTTGTAAAATAAGCACGTGTAGCAAATTTACAAAGTACGCTTTGACTTTATTATAACGTAATGTAGTGTTGGCCCAACATGTCTTTAAATTCTTGTAATATCAGACTTTGCAGATACAAGTTGTCCAATAGTGACTTCACGCAAAAGCTATCGTTAtgttttaaccctcaagcacccgacctttttttgcgactaaaatgaccgagtggggtccaaacggaccccaaaatgttttgttcataaaatctcagttccaattcctatcggtgatcattgtacatacattgcttcgtcaatgtaagaggattatttcgacatgttaaggtgttgctaattccacctcattatcataatttatgcaaaagatcagaaggaccatcttttgcactaaacctattctgaccagagaggggaattttgaggccctcagcaacctttatgtcgcataactcatgaacggctagtgctaaagctacgaaacttggtattatatcacaaaatattgttagcaaaaattttttgtcaacaaattaAATTTCTCATAAttttgggttgccatggcaacggaattatgataGGCATATTTTccccaaaatttgccaatttcgacttaaacaaggttttcttggtaaacaatgcttgttttcttacaacaataaaattctatgaaattgaatgctattttcatgattcaaaatttataatttatgctaatttcatgacgtcattagtcaaaatccaagatggccacccTCATTAGCTAAATGACGTTATAATGTCActatattatatggtgatgacacagaagtttttatgaggattaagttttacatgtttattatcctctgaaagtttggtggtgatacgataagtagttagggagttagactcaaaagtttgtttcaaaaacagcacttttttgctggggtccgtttggaccccagacggactgatcacggactttctttatagcttccacagtatggtaccaatcttcataaaaacttaggagaaggtatagaagatattggctgacaaagtcacggaaggaatttttcttcagattaaaaatgttcaaatggtacttcaaaatttacgcctggggtccaaatggaccccactcgggtgtttgagggttaaggcaCTTCTGATCCTCATTCAAACAAAAACGTTCATGTCTGATCCAATCTACTTGTTAGCTGACAGCTTagtgatataacgttaccgtAATCACACAGGGCATACTTTATCATCAGCCAGTTGCCTTGCGTCATTGTGCCCGGGCATAACATTGTGTACGTGTATCTGCTTCACCAAAATACGCATGTCAAGTAGATCATATTGTTCCATACCGTCTCAGATGTTCATGGATCCTGTGCCGACCTGTCTGGCTGACCAGAGTCAGGGCCTGTCCACTATGCACGTGTACCTGACCAACGGGTTCCCGCCCTTCTACAACCACTGTTAGACTCCTGGACCGTGGAACGGAACCAACAGCATTTCGGGGTTGAAAAATATCTGTATCTCGGCATAATTTTATGCACGCTAGCCTCTTAATATGGGACGATAAGATAATATACAACGGAATCCCAAGGCATCTCTAAAGACCTGGATGTTAATTATGGTAGGTTTCTTGTGCTACCGTAATCCTGTGGTGTGCTTTAAGCCACTGCAggtttatgacgtcatcttttttcaaattgcacataGCATGTCTTTAATTTCCTGGCTACTCGCACAATTGTACCTTTTAATTATCATGTTTTATCAGCATTTACCAAAATCCAACAATCCTCCATTCCACATTACTTCGGATTCCTCTACGATAAATAGCTAGGTTATAAGCCTTTATTTCTAATTCCGTGTAAGGTACACTTATGGAAACAAAACCATTAAAAACACAGTTGTCAATGGCCATGgctagtagtttttttttatttgtacaagTAGTCGATACAACAGACTACACGTCGATGTGTACTAGTGTTGTAGGAACCTACGTTTTGGCGATCTTAAACACTAATTTCAGATCAAAATCGGTCAAAGCGTTCGGCAGGTACATTCCAAGCTTTACCAGCCTCGTGGGTCAGGAGAGCGACCTGGCGACAACCTATGACCAACGACTATATTATAAATAAGAAGGGATTGTCCgtccaaagtatgaaagtcgtGTCTTAAGTTAGCAAGGAGGGCTATTCTAGCATTTTCCCAATTATGCAGTTGttgccctgatttgcataatgtaagTTTGATGATGTTCACCTTTAATGAACTTAGAGGTACTACAAGTATCAAATTCCCGTAATTTACCACAGTGACTATTGGTTATGCAGACTATAACATGAGGAAAACACATTGACCCCTTATTGAACTGTATTCAAATGAACTACATACAACTGTATGTCATCTGTTGAGCAGCTCTTAGATAGAGGTCAATTACTAACTTTCCGCATAGCTTTTAATTCCTCTGTCTATTATTCGACAAATAAAACATGAACTTTCTCATCGAAACGAACCCATTCAACGCAGTTGTCAATGTCCACGACTTGTAGCTTCATTGATTTGTACAAAAATTGAACAGCAGTTATACAGCACGGTAATGTGTGACAATGTTACTAGCGTTTCCGTTCTGGCAACCTCATACACTTATTTCAAGTCAAAGTCGATATTTGAATGACGGTAAAGGATTTGGTCGGTGCACTGCAGCTTTGCCAACCTTGTCGCTCATGAGAGCCACCTAGCGACAACATTCTAAAGGTACGTAATGTGGGCATGggtgtcatttacataattgatgatgAAATGCTACAATGGGCTTTTTTTACCTAGCTACGACCTATCTACTTGAAGAGCTTGTAATATTTGGGTGGAGAGGATAATCgattgatatgatttatgcGAATGGGGACCTTTCTAATAACACAGTCAACAAGAAACATCTATCATGATACGTCACTCAGAAAGATATTCTAAATTATTCTACGATTGTTTGTTTCCCTAATGTGTTGCTCCTATTGCAATTGATCTGTGTTTATTGTTTGCATGTAAAACTCTTTCATTTTGTAGCTATCTCTGTCTGAACCCGTGggatttctttgtattttttcgcgTTACTTTGTTTGCgatgaaaatacaaatacaaggcTATTTTCTGCTGTATGACTGTTGGCCCATATTGCGATGCTTAGCTCCTCTTATCCATGCATCGAAATGAGCAGGCGCTAGACATTTGGTAGCGAGTCGCGTCTGTGGCGCCTATCCAAAGTTAGCCTGGAGCCCAGCCTTGCTAGCTTGGTTAGCTCCCAACGACATCTAATGCGCGGAGTAGCGTCCGTTAGCAAGGCACGACAGCTAACAcgactggactccaggctagctCAAAGTACAGGTAATTACAGATAATGACATGAGACCACCCTTTTTAATTTGAGCATGCGCGCATGTTTCCGGCAAACACGTCCACGTCACAAAGGGCGAAAACATTGTCGCGTGATCCGCTAACCTTCCAGAACACGTTATCTGTTTCAAAGGTTGGGACCTCCAGGTCTGGCCCACGATAACGGACTAAGTAGCAAAGCTAGAAGGGTAGGAGGACTCGGATCCTGGTCTAAATTTAACCAGCAGACGTGCATAGTCCATTGACCTGACTTGTAATCTTACGGGTGAATTGGAGGCCAGCGCAACCAGTGGAACAAATAAAGGACAATACGTTATGCCCAATGCCGTTTCGTTATACAATTGTGTATGGACCCATTGGCGTCTACAATAGGTGCACAGTTGATGACAAAGCATACTTGTATAAACGCTATAAATTTTCTGGGATAACCATATCATAATCAAACATACATCTCCAATAATAGTATTCCTTTCTTTATTTACATTGATGAATTACATTGCAAACAAATAATCCTTATCCACAATCCTGGCCTCTCTGGGAGTTTCAACATAGACGTCACATCACAGTTTACATCAGCATTTGCTGTATAGTAGGAATTGAGACGTCTAAAGCGACTGGTTCAGATTTATGACCTGGTGCTGTCGATCATCCGTTGATGCTAAAATAAAACTCTAGTTGTGACATATCTTCAGTTGCCCTGACAATTACCTGCAGCTTACGCAATATCGCGCCGACTTAGACCGGATTTAGCTGCGGCACAGATAACTCTGACTGCTGAAGACACAAATCAGATGTAACGACATTCAGTGATTGTTCTCTACGACCATTATACACATACCTCACTCACTGCAATGCGTACAAGATCACCATACCCAAATTCCCGTGCCACAGTCTACTGCGACGTTTGTGTAGTTACTTTGCGACATGGTGTACAGGAGTGGCACATGGTTACGTGGCAAGGGAACACATGTTACAGAGATGTTGACTCAGAACCTgggggtcctgagttcgaatccctgaCAGATCCTGATGTAGGCCTTAGAATTTCCTCATTCGCCTCAGTTGTAAATGACGGTAGGACGCTTAATGGagatcccgtgtttgaggaaagcctcatctcgagcacgttaaagaaagTGTAGGGGAACTTAAACTTCCTGgggtgagtggatcaaatgaatTTACACAATGAAAGGTGCAAGGCGACAGTGTGAAAAGCCCGAGTTGCCAAACAGGATAGAGCTTGAGGGGTGCATATTGTCATTGACAACGACCGATACTGTGTGCAGTGTAGACAGGGTGGTCGAAAGTTACTGAAGGTAACGGTGCAAGGTAGCAGTTTGAAACACCTGACTCATCGTCTGTGATTTGCTTGTACAAATATGTGTGGGCTATTGGAGGGCAATGGCACCGTTTTGGCTCTTTCTACTGATAACGGGCAAAAGTCCAGATTTACGCAGGCAGGTAGACCCAGTCAAGACTCCCCTTGGCTTCAGGTGCTGTAAGAAAAGACCATTTCACAAACCATCAGTAGAAATCAGGCCTACATCGATGCCCCATGTTATTCTCTATTTGATGAATCGTGTCTGACGCGTTTGTACTACATAGTTTATCGAGATGGTGCTGCTCACTTGGCGGTCTGCAGCAGCTAAAAGCGACTTTTGATCATCATGACACGGCCTCGAACTGTAGTCACAGACGAATGAACCGTCAGCTCATTCAGAAGTGCGACGGAGCCTTGCTGTTGGTAGCTTTAGACCCGGCAGCTGTATAAGGAGATGACTGTGTCCAATCAAGACTGGAATCGTGGCATGATATCACATCAACATCTCTACCGAGGAGTGGCGAGAGCCAATAGGACATCGCTCTTACACATGACGTAAGTTTACATTATCAAACTGTCACGAAAACCAAGGCCTTAAAGTTAGAAATCAGGAATAATTGTTCACTCCCGACGCAAGGCTCCTTCGGTAACAGTCGCTCATTGAACCTCCCGATATGAAGCTGTTCCTGTTGTTGGCGATCCTCGGTGCGGCCGCGGCGGCCGAACAGTCGtcatggtggtggtggtggcccTTCCCCGAAACGGCAGGTTAGTCAGGTTTGAAACatggtaaggccatgttgatttgattataagaGTGATATGAtcgtgcgcatcaatttttcagCTGTctccaaattttttttcataattaagACAACGTTTTTTCTTGTCCAAGCATTTCttattcgcacgcttgcatcagttctggggttcccagaggatctttaaaaatacccccccccctctctctccctctctctctctctctctctctctctctctttctctctctctctctctctctctctctctttctctctctcttcaaTATATAAACCTCGTAGAGGTGTTTGGAAAACTGAGTAACGAAAAACGACTAGTCGTTGATATCCTGCGTttaaaaatcctatcttcaggaaaaactaaatgcctctgttttagaccaactTTGACTGAAGAAACATGGTAAAATGGCTATCAACTCTCCCATACTTCGCTGTAGTTATTTTCTGGGACgtataagccccaaaacacgtgaatgccTGCCGGTATTATCTGTTCATCTTCTAATTTGTCCCAATCCGGTACACtgacttttttcaggtcagCTTCTTTTGGATCGGCCCAACAAGAACAAACGGTTTTGTAACGGTACACCGCAccatgctatctgaaacgtctggccgtttccaaaatcatatccagttgattgagtattttctctctctctctttcagaCACGGAACCACACTGGGATACCCTGAAAGGTGAGAGCTTATATTTTGAGGAGCCAAACCTGTAAGGCTGATGCACATACAGTCCTGGAATACAAACCCGCAACGATTACAGTAAAGCTATGGAGTTGATTTCTTGAAAATATTGCCTGTCTTTGCTACTAAGACCTGTCATATTATTCCCTTGATACAAAGAAACCAAGGGTTCGAAACAGGTCGCTGTAATGATGTAAGGTGCATTCAAATGAGACTATCAAGTTAAATGGATATATTTACCGTACAAATGTAAGATACAGATCATATTCTATCCCGCATCAGTTTTTGCAATCATATTCAAACACATATTTATCGCCTGGATTCACTATTGGTCTAGACATTGCGTTTTTCTGCCTTTGACATCTAGCTTTGGAGTTGAACAGCATCGAGTGACGTGGAGAGGTGGCTTGTGATTGGCTGACGGTTGCATTGACTGACACTTATTTTGTCTGGTGCAGTTCGATGCGACGTTATTTCGCTACGTGACCAGACAGCTCCGTCTACATGACGAAAGCTATTTTCTTAAAATGTTTCAATCCTGTATTGGCCCTTGCCACTGTAGGTCATTTCAAAGACACTAATGGTGGCGAAACGTTACCTAAAAAGaataaggaaaaaaaagatggtTAAAATATTTTAACTATTGCAGAGATTCTTCTGTCCCTAGTCACTGCATGTCACTGGGGACAATTGCTATAAAAACTCTATGGTaggatactagtagtttttaTTTAAAAAGCGACCTTTAACGAAAGGAACCTTTGTCCGTCAGAGACCGAGTCGCAGTGCCTTTGCACTCCCGACACGCCCTGAGACGAAGTCCAAGGTCTGCGCACCAGATATCCATTGTTCGTACATGCAGATGTCATGACCCTGTTTGCAAACCGTCTCAAAAAGTAGGTTAGACTATGCGCTGTTCCACATTAGTCAAACAACAGTGTGACTAACGTCTCCAAAACTAGGATAGGACCGAGGACCGATTTACTCAGTATTGATCAAGAGATAAGATTCCACTTTGGTCCTTGAAAGCAATAACTAGGCCCCACATTGCAACATTCTAGTAGCCCCAAAACCACGTCTGGAGCCGCAAACTAGACATTAGCCTACCAATcgacatgtaaaatgtaaagagTTGAAGACCTATGATCAGTTTTGTGGTTAGAACTAGTAGGGCTCGCCAATGTTCCATGGTGACATTGACGACCCTGGCCATAATGGAGTTGATGGTCGTTCTTTCCGTAGAACCCAACCCTCTAAACCTGGTACCTGATATATTTGTACTTTCTAACAGTTGGATGGGGGATCAACCCACTGACGTCATTCCAGACCCTTCCGCGCACGCGGAGTGAGGCTGTGAAGCAGGGATGGACCATGTACGGACGGACCACGTGTGCAGGTAAGGGCTCTATGTATGACGTATGTATGACGGGTATGTCACGAAGCGAAGTTCACATGATGGCTTTCAATGGTTTTCTTCAACAACTATGTGCATTAGCATAACATATACCTATGTTGGCGTGTATCCTATTCAGTTGCAATGATTGTAGTATATCCAATGGGTTAACCTCAGACCATTTGAAACCTGACACCACTTACACTATCGCCGTCGTCTGCTGACGTGTTCGCATGTAAGATTGTCTTAATGAACTATGGAGATGTGCGCTACTATAAAAAGTTATATGCCATCAACTTGAGGAAGTTGGGTACATTGGGTTCTTTACAAAATGAAGCTGGAATATTGACCTTGACAACAGTGACTGTAGGTAACTCGTTGATCAGGTTATTGTGAATTTTCCCCTGTACGTACTACTCTACAGGAACCTACTGGCAGGGTCTCCGGATGATCTATCAAGACGACCCAGCCGTGATCCTGCTGTTCGACAAGAACGGGTTCATCGCCGGCATGCAGATGGGAGTGAGTACAACTTTATGTGCTGGTCATTGGTTCAGAGCTGAACAGTTTGTCGAAATTGAATATTTACACAATTCTGTGAGGGGCAGCACTATCTGCCCATGTATTTATACCCAATTGTATACTAATAGATTCTATCAGAGTCAGAGTTGCTACTAGTAACTCCAAATTCAGAAGTGCCCAACTGCCCTTTCTCCAGCAAAGATGGTGGAATGGTTCCTCCCAAACTTCCATTGTTCTGACGTGTTGTTCAGGTGAAGCAGAGCGACCTTCCCAAGGACAGGTCCGTCCCTGCGCGTGACGTCATCCCACCATGGGTGCAGGACAGGAATAACGACATGTGGCTCGTCACCACCTACTTCGTCAGACCAGGTGCGATGTGCGAAGAATCaaacatggggggggggggggagtcgaaTTAGTATGCCTAGGTCTAATAAATAGGAATTGTGTTTCCGATTACGGTCCTGAAAAGTAGGTTCTTTTACGTTTGGGCCCAAGTGATCCAACAGAACTGTCTGGCAATGCAAACCTGAAAATGCATCCGGACATCTGTATTTTCGACATTAGATTTTACCTGTACCCTTATCTTCAGTTCTGTCTGtttacatcacttttcttttaAATAGAATTACATGTT
The sequence above is drawn from the Branchiostoma floridae strain S238N-H82 chromosome 4, Bfl_VNyyK, whole genome shotgun sequence genome and encodes:
- the LOC118414253 gene encoding uncharacterized protein LOC118414253, producing MKLLLVLVLLGAAAVDAQSWWSWFGAPAVDDSTPRAAWDGLRVTFGFSPFGNFDRLPRTKEMAVEKGWTLFGSSRCTAGTWRGFRYVKDNDPAVTLLFDKNGYIAGLQMGVRKSELPSDGSIPPQQVTPPWIEDTDTDMWLLTAYFIQPSEICSDGRTEAEYQEEGTGTDLYIQTGPNPTSDIMAIPLQQSDLQGTKWTEGKCFWGMGEFGIHTFTLIVIVPVLLQSLFTKII